The stretch of DNA GGCTCAGGTGGTGCAGCTCGGCCTCCTGGATGGACTACAGCAAATATCCCTTTACCATAACTGGTCATGTGAACAGGCTTTGGTAGTCCTGGGTTCTGATCGGAGATCAGTTCTTCTCCAACCTTTGTGATCCAGACCAACATTTGTTAACTCGGCTGGTTGCTGAAGCAGTGCGACGCCAACTCCTGATTCAGTTCTGCTTCTCTCAGCAAATGCAGGTAACTTCTAAACTGTTTAGTTTATGATGAAGCTCACGCTGCTTTTGACCTTCAACGGTCGGTCCACCAGTCCTGGTCCAGTCCACAACAACTGATGCAGACTTTCAGAACATATGAAAGCGGTTTTTTTGGACAGATTCTTGGCCCAGTTTGACCTCTGGCATCGGAATGTTGAGGATGATTGTTAATTCTTGACCTCACCCATTCGGAGTCTGGAGAACCCTTCAACGGGTTACAGAAAGGTCTGGGTCCTAGAAGGATGGAGACTCAAGAGTTCTGAACAGACTCCTATATTTGACATTGGAAAAAAGCTTAAATTTTCCCAGAATTCCTCACTGCTGCAGCTGAAATCTCCTCCTGACTCAAATATTTTCCATGTTAAACTCTGGGCTCAGCCGGGCCTTTCTCAGGTGCATCAAGTCAGCTGTGATTGGACTCATAAAGCAGAACTGTTCTTTACATTAGAGCCACCCGtaatccagaaccagaaccctctCCGGTCCAGCAGATCCAGACTCACCTGAGCTCAGCTTGCCCTGGACACTTCTTTAACTGATTTAGTGAAGCCACCAGACTCTTCAGACACACAGCTGATTCCATTTATGagaatatttaaatgtttttgttttactatTAAAAACGTTTTGTTTCCAGATAAAAGACAAAACTCACCTGAGGTTAAACTAGAGCCAAGAAATGGAATAAAAGCTGCCGTCTCTTACCTGCTGCTTCTCATTCCACTCGTTTATGTCAGCAACCCTGAAAGTCAGGTCTGTGACATCATCGGTGGGCGGAGCAAACAGGTGACGAAGATGGCCAGGTGAGGCCATGGGCGGAGCTTTAGCTATTATTTATATTTCTAAGGTGTGACGCGCTCTGCAAAAAGTTCAGAATCAGAAATCTTTATTTGTCCCAGAGGGAAACCAGAGTTTCAACCTAAAACTAAAAATCtgagtagtttttatttttatgtgatAAAATTTGGGTTTCATACACTTTATATTCTGTTTGGATCAAAAACTTTTCAAGACAAAAAATGTAACATTTAGATTATGAAAAACAAACTAATAATTAAGGATAAACATAAAAAGATAAAATACAAAAACCgactaaaataaaacaattaaaaaccgAGAAATGAAGGCAGAGACCTGTAACCTTTGACCCTGAGAAGCTGCCTTGCTTGAAGGCAGCGGCGTGATGCAGAGCTGCAGGTTTGGGAGTGACGGATTCCAGACAGTTGGACTAGACCAACAACATTCCTGCAGCCTGGATCTGCGAGGACGCTCGGAGTCGGATCAGAACACAAGGACCAAACTCCCGATCTGGACTAAAACCAGGACCCAGTCCTGAGCTCACATGAGCCGGTGGAAAAAAGATCCTGAAAAGTTCTGATCCCATTTGGAGTTCTGGAAATGTATTAAAAGAACTGTATAAATGACCCGAGTCCAACAGAACCAGAAGAACCGGGTAAAACAGTTGTTGGTGTAAACAAGTTCGGTTTACATTTTATTACAAATGTCAACAGAAACAAATGAGTGAATCCAGGTCATGTGACCGACGTCAGACATCTGGACCAGGAGCTGAACTCAGCCCAGAATCTGCTGGTTTGATTCAGTTCTGATCTAAACAATCCAGATGTAAAACATGAGAACTGTCTCAGTTCAGAGACTGAAACTTCAGCAGCTGAGGTTGTTTTAAGGTTCTGATTCACCAGACCGGATCGCCCCAACCAGAAAACAGAGCACTCCTCCGTTAGAGGAGTGTGCTGGTTCTGAAGGAATCATCCGGGTCCAGATGGAGGTCTTTTATAGTCACATTAAAAACAAACAGCACAACATTTTGGATCCACTGAGTTCTGCTCAGAATTTAGTGGTTCAGTGGGTCCAGTCCAGTCCTATCAGAACACATGGGGTTGGTCTCTTCAGAAGTCTTTATAATGCAGCAACctgaaccaaacaaaaacaaagtccagttaggttctgcacacacacacgcagcctcAGAGCCCGATTGGTTGTCTGACCTAAAGAGGGGGGCGTGGCCCTTGTTGTTAGCCAGGGAGAAGAAGCCGCTGTGCGGTGAGAAGTCCAGGCAGCTGGTTCGGTAGACCACCTTCCTCTTGGCGACAGGGAAGTTGGAGAACACGGTAAGACTGGACAGGTGAACCTGAGGAGACGGGTGagagggtcaaaggtcaccatCTTCATGATAATCTTCACCTTCAGCAGTAGCTCACCAGCCGCATGGCCTCATCTTCAACTCGAGAAGCAATAGCAAGGATCTCAGAGGAGGGGTTAAAGGTCAGCGATGTGGCTGACGTCAGCAGATTCATCACCGCCTTCAGAGGCTTCGGATTGGCCGAGTTTAGACACGCCTCCTGGGAGTAGATGTTGACCACTCCAGACTGAGAGCTTAAACAGATAACATGACAAGAGCAGCTAAGCAGCCGAGAGGGTTGAAAACTCCGCCAATCAAACAGCAGGGTggtaagtgggcgtggcttacccACAGGCCAGGTATCGCCCATTACGTGAGGTGGCGATCGACGTCCCCCTCACACAGCCGTCGTCTGAAAACCTGTTGATGCATTGACTGTTTCGCACATCCCAAACACACACCTCCCCCTCCTctacaaatacacaaacacacacacatcacatgacTCTCAGgaacaggaagtgacatcacaAGTTCTGTGGCGGTTCAGACTCACCAGAGTTCACAAAGAGTTTTCTGCCATCGTGAGAGAAGGCAACGCCACTGACATCACCATTTATCTTTAAACTCCTGATGACCTCGTtggtctgaacacacacacacacacacacatacacacacacatacacacacgcacacacacacgcacacacacacgcatgcacacacacgcacgcacacacacacacacacacacacgcacgcacacacacgcatgcacacacacacacacgcacgcacacacacacgcacacacacacacacgcacacacacgcacgcacgcacgcacacacacacaccccgtgcAATTAATGAAAATTAAACAACAGCAGATTTAAACTCGAGTGTCAGCCTGaaacagcagaggaagagcagacCCACCTTGAGGGTGAGCAGGTGGAGGTACCCGTTGGTTCCGGTCAGCAGCAGCTCACCCCCATCAGGACACACGCAGAACTCCTTCACCCTGGCTTCATTTAAGCCTGAACACAACACCAagaggcttttattgtgaagcagGCAGATGTTTGCAAATGTCTGGATGACATCGGGGATGAGACTGACCCCGTATGGAATGGACCGGCACCACCCTGCCATCCATCATGTCGTACAGGTAGAACATCTTGTTCTTCAGGCTAGTGGCGATCACCATCTCTCCATCCAGACTGAACTGGGCCTTGTGGATAGGGAACCGCTCCAGGTGGATGCTCTGGATTTTTGGGTTTGTCTTTCCATCGACCTGAAGAGGAACCATGGTAAAGTCACATGACCAGAACCTCAcacatagggctgctcaattaatcgaattttaatcacgattacgatctgagttttgaacgattataaaaaacaaaacaagccgattatttgctcctcccgcttgcgctgccccgagttgcaaatgaagcgctcctccacagtgttgccaacttggcgactttgacgctatttccaacagcttctcagacccccttcttgactttttaaatcttaaaagtacctagcgaacacctcagaaacatctctggtaacccttagctccttgagtgacacacaccgtacctgcggactcctgagccactaaaaacggctaaatgtgcagcGTGCTAaatacacgtgc from Nothobranchius furzeri strain GRZ-AD chromosome 5, NfurGRZ-RIMD1, whole genome shotgun sequence encodes:
- the utp18 gene encoding U3 small nucleolar RNA-associated protein 18 homolog, whose amino-acid sequence is MEDVIKLPAAPGDGTQTKKRSRPKVDPEEEEKLRQQNLKKLAVLGEEDGTVKRLESLVFGTEDQLLERLVEEDEKLTGDLLFEEDRDEEEEEEEAHQELQPRQDAWVDEDDELEEEVDMTHRYRRNLMKGEAETTMSKQKLHQRMREQFQKSMGGTPSWAESSNQRKKKADDDDEDDDEDDLLRRTGNFVASSESLPGGILRVKKCLPANSARPSEDRLTTVQFHSSAQVILTAGLDQSLSLFQVDGKTNPKIQSIHLERFPIHKAQFSLDGEMVIATSLKNKMFYLYDMMDGRVVPVHSIRGLNEARVKEFCVCPDGGELLLTGTNGYLHLLTLKTNEVIRSLKINGDVSGVAFSHDGRKLFVNSEEGEVCVWDVRNSQCINRFSDDGCVRGTSIATSRNGRYLACGSQSGVVNIYSQEACLNSANPKPLKAVMNLLTSATSLTFNPSSEILAIASRVEDEAMRLVHLSSLTVFSNFPVAKRKVVYRTSCLDFSPHSGFFSLANNKGHAPLFRLLHYKDF